The Sagittula stellata E-37 sequence TTCGCCACGTCTATATGTGGCGCGGTCGACCAGCCGCCGGTGTTCACCTCCACACCGGCTAGGCCGAGGCCTGCGGCGGCATCCAGCATCTGATCGAACGGCAAATGTTGCAGGCTGTCGGAAAGCGTCCCGAGTTTCATGCGTCAGGTCCTTCGGTGTCCACCTCCGTGGCATAACGCGCCCAAGGTAAAGGAGTGATTTCAACGTCCGAGATTTCCACGACGGACGGGTGCACCGCTGGAGCATAGCAATCGTGCATCAATTTGGTCCGTGGCAGGTTGACCCGGGCCGCGCGCAATCGCAGTATCCCGGCAGATCCCTGTGCCAAAGCGGGGACGACATGGGAGGAATTCGTAATGCTGACAAGACGCGGAGCGCTGCGCGCCGTCGTGGCCGGATCCGTTTCGGCCCTTGCCCTGACCGCCGGTGCGGCACAGGCCGTGGAGCTCGACCTGATGATCTCGGACGTGGATGGCAAGGCCGCCATCATCCAGGAATTCGCGGAGCGCTATCAGGAACAGAACCCGGACGTGCAGATCACGCTCAATGCCGTGGGCTACAACGTCATCCGTGAACAGCTGCCGATCCAGCTGGAGGCGGGCACCGGGCCTGACCTGTCGTTTGTCACCAACCTCGGCGGCATGCATCCCTATTACGTGGACCTGTCGCCCTACGTCGATGCCGAAGCGTGGGAAGCCGCATACGGCGCGGTCCTGCCCTGGTATCGCGCGGGCAACGAGGGCGGCATCTACGGCTTCCACACCGAAATGACGGTGACAGGCCCGTACGTGAACCTCACCATGTTCGAAGAGGCCGGCGTCGATCTGCCGGAGCCGGGGTCTACGTGGGAGGACTGGGCAGAGGCCACGCAGGCCGTGATGGACGAGACGGGTTCCTACGCCGGGATGGTGATGGACCGCTCCGGCCACCGCTTTGCAGGTCCGGCCATGTCCTATGGCGCCAAGTACTTCGACGACGAGGGCCACCTGATTGTCGACGAGGGCTTCAAGGCTTTCGCGCAGATGATGCTCGACTGGCATGAAAGCGGCCTGATGCCCGCCGACATCTGGCCCGCCGCGTCGGGCGCAAAGTACACCA is a genomic window containing:
- a CDS encoding ABC transporter substrate-binding protein, with translation MLTRRGALRAVVAGSVSALALTAGAAQAVELDLMISDVDGKAAIIQEFAERYQEQNPDVQITLNAVGYNVIREQLPIQLEAGTGPDLSFVTNLGGMHPYYVDLSPYVDAEAWEAAYGAVLPWYRAGNEGGIYGFHTEMTVTGPYVNLTMFEEAGVDLPEPGSTWEDWAEATQAVMDETGSYAGMVMDRSGHRFAGPAMSYGAKYFDDEGHLIVDEGFKAFAQMMLDWHESGLMPADIWPAASGAKYTNGNELFFNQEVPFYMSGSWNTSNVQSNVGDAFDWQVVPVPCGPDGCGVMPGGAGLVAFKSGDAEKEAAAAAFVGWMGEEEQAREWYARTFAIPAHAGLQKEGLDYEAAGATEAVANALQAFTGMASAAAEQTPQAYDLQGSQFGFVMYNATVQYLSAAMNGELSLDEAMAKISEELETNAR